The Triticum urartu cultivar G1812 chromosome 5, Tu2.1, whole genome shotgun sequence genome contains the following window.
ACCATGTCCCCAAATCAAAAAAGCTTGATAGTTTCTCCATAAGGTGGAACAGAATGTACCAACAGGATAACCCAGATGAATCACCCTTCAATAAGCTAAGCATTGTTGGACTACGGGCCTATGATACGATATGGGCATTAGCACAGGCAGCAGAAAAGGTTGGGATATCCAGTGCCCCAAATAAGCAACCATGGTCCATTAAGAACTCCACATGCTTGGAATCCATGGTTATTTCCCCAAATGGTCCAAAACTCTTAGCAGCAATTGTACAAAATAAGTTTAGAGGTATAAGTGGCGACTTTGACCTTACAGACAAACAGCTTAAAGTTTCTGTGTTCCAAATAATAAATGTGGTTGGGAGAGGTTGGAGAGAAATCGGGTTTTGGAGTGTCAAAAGTGGACTGTCACGGCAGTTGAATCAAAATGGCTTAAAAACAACAGGATCAGCCTCAATGCTTGATCTAAATCCTGTAATTTGGCCAGGAGAGTCAACTGAAATACCGAGGGGCTGGGAAATTCCTATAAATGGTAAGAAGCTTAGAGTCGGTGTGCACACGAGCAATTGCCCAGAGTTTATAAAGACATTCAGAGATCCTGTTACAAATGTAACAAGTGCGAGTGGCCTTTCAGTTGACATATTTGAGGAGGCAATAAAGAGGCTACCTTTTGCACTTACTTATGAGTACCTGGCATTTGACACAGCTGATACAGCAACTACAGGAAGCTATAACGATTTTATTTATCAAGTTTATCTTCAGGTAAGAAATACATTACGAAAGATTTGGTTTCAATTTCTTAACCTACCATTGCAGAAACTAGAAGCTGCATATATTCCACTGTTAAGAAGAAAACTCTAGTAGCTAAAACATTTTACAAGATATTAACTATGTTCCACAATTTCATCCAGTGTTTTGTTCTGCAATTAAAACCAGGCTCCTATTTTATTTTACATAGAAGGATGTCAGATAGAAAGGCTCATTGTATTTTGTTTTTCTCAAAGCAAATCAAAAGTCTATTTTGCATGCTAAAATATTTTCCTCTTATTGAACAATTTACTTCCAGTGTTTAATCATTCTTAGAAGTAGATCATCACTTTCTTATTTCTCAAATATATGAAGCTGATTCATGCCATTGCAGAAATACGACATAGCGGTTGGAGATATTACTGTAAGGTACAATAGATCATTGTATGTCGACTTCACTGTACCGTACACAGAATCTGGAGTAGGGATGATTGTTCCAGTCAAGGAAAACATGATCAAGAATATGTGGATTTTCTTGAAACCATTGAGCACTGGAATGTGGTTTGGAAGCATCATATTCTTTATTTACACAGGAGTTGTTGCCTGGCTTCTGGAGTATCTAAATGGCAATCAACATGTACATGGTCCCTTTTCACTCAAACAAGTGGGGATTACAATGTTCTTCTCCATTTTTGAAGAGAGTTGAGTAAACATTACAGTTTCCTAGATCTTTGCTTAATTTTGAACAAGTATTTCAGTTGCATAGACAAAGTATACGTTGCACTACATGAAAATAAGAAGCGCCGAAAGATTCCTTCGAAAAAGATTACTGCAGTGATCTAACTAAACTGCACCTCCACAACTTTTAGGAAAGAAAATCATCTGTATGGCCCCATTTTAGTTAAACTTATCTTAATGTTTCTCAGCATAAGAACCTAGATCTGTCTAAttagtactcccttcgttccataATTATTGTTATGGTTTTAGTTCAAATCTAGCTGGGGATGAACTAATGCTAGTACGTATCTGCTTTAGAAACATGAAAGCAATACATCTGTTCTTCATAATTGTGCTTCACTAAAGGAAAAAATTTATAGCGTCAATTGAAAAAAAAAATGATGGTGAGACTTGCATTTATCATATCAAGAAATAGATATTGCATATGCTTTCAAGCAAGTCCTGCAATGGCATGCATTGCAGTATCCCAATCAAGTCCTGGAATGTTATGCATTGCAGTATCCCAGCTTTCAAGTTTGTTTACTGTCTCAATAATATCTTCATCGTTATTGCAGAGGAGAAGCTGGAACGATTTCTATCCAGAATTGTTCTACTTGTATGGATGTTTGTTTTTCTGGTACTTACATCAAGTTATACAGCAAGCTTTGCATCAATGCTGACTGTACAGCAGCTTTCACCGACAGTGACTGATGTTCATGAACTCCAGAGGAAAGGAGAATATGTAGGGTTCCACCGTGGTTCCTATATAGAGGGTCTACTGGTGGATATTGGTTTTGAAAAATCAAAGATGAGGCCCTACGAAACACAGGAAGATTTCGCTGCTGCTCTTTCTAAAGGAAGCAAAGATGGTGGCATTGCTGCGCTTGTACATGAAATCCCCTACATCAAACTGTTTCTTGCAAAGTACAGCAAAGGTTACACAATGGTGGGACCTATCTACAAGAGTGCAGGTTTTGCATTTGTAAGTTTAACTACACTCACTAGGGTGCTTTGTTTTAATCTCTTGAATAAAAAATCTGCCTTGAAGTTTGCTACAAGTCAAGCAAAATGTTATGCTCATGTGTCTCCTTCAATTCTACATACCATGACCCCTAAGATTGCTATATACAAATTCGAAGTTACGAAATAAAAATAGAAATAGTGAGGCTATCTAATAGCATACGATGAATAATGTATCTTCCAGTTGACTGATGAAAAGTTGAAAAGGGTGGAGATAAA
Protein-coding sequences here:
- the LOC125509399 gene encoding glutamate receptor 2.8-like translates to MERTPRAILFLFLLLLVDPGVAQNTTTGKADEFHVGVILNLGSLVGKVARTSISLAVKDFYAVHQIYSTKLVLHFRDSMASDVKAASAAIELLDNYKLQAIIGPQKSSEAVFISKIGNITQVPTVSFTATSPSLTSDTMPYFVRATLNDSAQVNSIASLVKAYGWREVVLVYENTDYGRGILPYLISALQESDVHVPYQCVIPPSATSEIMMQELYKLMTMQTRVFVVHMSSTMTYLLFTKAKEAGMMDKGFAWITTNGVANIIDSLNPSVTEVMNGVLGVRYHVPKSKKLDSFSIRWNRMYQQDNPDESPFNKLSIVGLRAYDTIWALAQAAEKVGISSAPNKQPWSIKNSTCLESMVISPNGPKLLAAIVQNKFRGISGDFDLTDKQLKVSVFQIINVVGRGWREIGFWSVKSGLSRQLNQNGLKTTGSASMLDLNPVIWPGESTEIPRGWEIPINGKKLRVGVHTSNCPEFIKTFRDPVTNVTSASGLSVDIFEEAIKRLPFALTYEYLAFDTADTATTGSYNDFIYQVYLQKYDIAVGDITVRYNRSLYVDFTVPYTESGVGMIVPVKENMIKNMWIFLKPLSTGMWFGSIIFFIYTGVVAWLLEYLNGNQHVHGPFSLKQVGITMFFSIFEEKEKLERFLSRIVLLVWMFVFLVLTSSYTASFASMLTVQQLSPTVTDVHELQRKGEYVGFHRGSYIEGLLVDIGFEKSKMRPYETQEDFAAALSKGSKDGGIAALVHEIPYIKLFLAKYSKGYTMVGPIYKSAGFAFALPKQSPLRAEMSRAILNITGEDSINEIEKKWIYQNSHQHEDKIDGSGAITFESFGGLFLLTGIVTTCSLAVAMLMNLYKKYQQNAWSKEDDQNECVHGQQGENGDSQEEQGDQNSNEHGNCSDIEKQTTLTVQLSSNTE